From Hydra vulgaris chromosome 07, alternate assembly HydraT2T_AEP, a single genomic window includes:
- the LOC100197094 gene encoding L-allo-threonine aldolase: protein MNSNTIFRKAKFILSQLSMRSYYKMTTKSGVVDFRSDTVTQPSPDMRQAMMKAAVGDDVYKEDPTVNELEKFCADLFGMEKALYVPSGTMGNLLCLMAHVNGRGEEIIIGAKQHVYCYEQGGFMQLGSIPARVLPNECNGTISLKDIEENITDKSDFHFCETKLICLENTHLLSGGTPLPLDYLKNVTDLKQKYNLKVHVDGARLYNAAVALNEPVQSLLKNIDSVSMCLSKGLGCPVGSVIGGTEEFIKRAIRLRKCLGGGIRQGGILAAAGLFALKDAREKLKIDHINARLLAEGIYELKLPSVTVDLTKVQTNIVFVKTPNGAAKTIADALSKHLILSSPFSSSILRFVTHLNICQDDVFRCVEVFKQVFKENCLL, encoded by the coding sequence ATGAATAGCAATACAATATTTAGGAAAGCAAAATTTATACTCAGTCAATTATCTATGCGGTCTTATTACAAAATGACTACAAAGTCAGGAGTAGTAGATTTTCGTTCAGATACAGTGACTCAACCATCTCCAGATATGCGCCAAGCTATGATGAAAGCTGCTGTTGGTGATGATGTCTACAAAGAAGATCCTACTGTTAATGAGCTTGAGAAGTTTTGCGCAGATTTGTTTGGTATGGAGAAAGCTTTATATGTTCCTTCTGGAACAATGGGGAATTTGCTTTGTTTGATGGCTCATGTCAATGGTCGTGGAGAAGAAATAATAATAGGAGCAAAGCAGCATGTTTATTGTTACGAACAAGGTGGTTTTATGCAATTGGGTTCGATTCCTGCACGAGTGCTTCCAAATGAATGTAATGGGACTATTTCATTGAAAGATATTGAGGAAAATATAACTGATAAAAGTGATTTTCATTTTTGTGAGACAAAACtaatttgtttagaaaataCTCATCTACTTTCGGGTGGAACACCCCTACCGCTTGACtacttaaaaaatgtaactgatCTAAAGCAAAAGTATAACTTAAAAGTGCATGTTGACGGTGCAAGACTTTATAATGCTGCGGTAGCGCTAAATGAACCTGTTCAATCTCTTCTTAAAAATATTGACTCTGTTTCTATGTGTTTATCAAAAGGCTTAGGATGTCCAGTTGGTTCTGTAATAGGAGGTACtgaagaatttataaaaagagctATTCGTTTGCGTAAATGTTTAGGTGGTGGTATCAGACAAGGTGGAATACTGGCCGCTGCGGGATTGTTTGCTTTAAAAGATGCCcgggaaaagttaaaaatagacCATATAAATGCTCGACTTCTTGCGGAAGGAATTTATGAACTAAAACTACCAAGTGTTACAGTAGATTTAACAAAGGTGCAAACAAATattgtatttgtaaaaacaCCTAATGGTGCCGCTAAAACGATTGCTGATGCTTTAAGTAAACACCTTATTCTGTCTTCACCTTTTTCTTCGTCTATTTTACGGTTTGTGacacatttaaatatttgtcaAGATGATGTTTTCAGATGTGTAGAAGtgtttaaacaagtttttaaagaaaattgtttgttgtga
- the LOC100213748 gene encoding zinc finger SWIM domain-containing protein 7, translating to MEELLIISKEILMQLKSCEDEKNNSSDKVISDEYLSVLNCIFPTLLEGALDLIDNSSVTRIECPKGRSIYKVNGSMGTVYTVMGSSLYCTCPTFYYSCVKKRSHAICKHLLAVYLAYATGTLKHTTLSNKDYALTLLDN from the exons ATGGAAGAATTATTGATTATTAGCAAAGAGATATTAATGCAACTTAAAAGTTgtgaagatgaaaaaaataattcaagtgATAAAGTAATTTCAGATGAATATTTGTCAGtgttaaattgtatttttccTACTCTTCTTGAGGGTGCCTTGGACTTAATTGATAATTCTTCAGTAACTCGTATCGAGTGCCCAAAAGGAAGAtcaatatataaa gtgAATGGTTCAATGGGAACTGTTTATACAGTAATGGGTTCATCTTTATACTGTACATGTCCGACGTTTTATTACTCATGTGTAAAGAAAAGATCACATGCAATATGTAAGCATTTATTGGCTGTTTATTTAGCTTATGCAACAGGTACTCTCAAGCATACAACATTGTCTAATAAAGATTATGCATTAACACTTTTGGATAACTGA